The following coding sequences are from one Desulfuromonas sp. TF window:
- a CDS encoding Rossmann-like and DUF2520 domain-containing protein, which produces MKKSMVLIGPGRAGQAIARLLHEAGHEFKSIISRDPVRAAAAARFIGIPGSGTTDLSRAREGELVFIAIPDDHIEEMGATLRREGYLAPNAVLIHFSGILPAAILQGKDGSPRALSIHPLQTFADSVLGIRSLPGSPFAVEGDESLLPLAEELVLDMGGTPFRISTRSKPLYHAAASVASNYMVTVIVVARQIMSACGFSEEEAFHLLTPLLRGTGKNLGALGPEQALTGPIARGDIKTIACHLQALADLDPDLQEIYRVLGRKTVEVARKKGTLNREKAEEILRILRG; this is translated from the coding sequence ATGAAGAAATCCATGGTTCTCATCGGTCCCGGCCGGGCGGGACAGGCCATCGCCCGTCTGCTGCACGAGGCAGGACATGAATTCAAGTCAATCATAAGCCGCGACCCGGTACGGGCTGCGGCCGCGGCACGCTTTATAGGTATCCCCGGATCCGGCACAACCGATCTCTCCAGGGCCCGCGAGGGAGAACTCGTGTTCATTGCCATTCCCGACGATCATATCGAGGAGATGGGCGCGACTCTGCGGCGTGAGGGGTATCTGGCGCCCAATGCAGTCCTTATTCACTTCAGCGGGATTCTGCCCGCCGCCATCCTCCAGGGCAAAGATGGTTCGCCGAGGGCCCTGTCCATTCATCCCCTGCAGACCTTTGCCGACTCCGTCCTCGGAATTCGCTCCCTCCCAGGCTCCCCCTTTGCGGTGGAAGGAGATGAATCCCTGCTCCCGCTGGCCGAAGAACTCGTCTTGGATATGGGCGGCACACCCTTTCGTATTTCTACCCGAAGCAAGCCTCTCTACCACGCCGCCGCCTCCGTCGCCTCCAATTACATGGTCACCGTCATTGTCGTCGCCCGGCAGATCATGTCCGCCTGCGGCTTTTCCGAAGAGGAGGCCTTTCATCTCCTCACTCCCCTGCTTCGGGGAACGGGAAAGAACCTGGGTGCTCTCGGCCCCGAACAAGCGCTGACCGGCCCCATCGCCCGCGGAGACATAAAAACCATTGCATGCCACCTGCAAGCGCTGGCTGACCTCGACCCGGATCTTCAGGAGATCTATCGAGTCCTGGGAAGAAAGACGGTTGAAGTGGCGCGAAAGAAAGGGACCCTGAACCGGGAAAAGGCGGAGGAGATTTTAAGGATATTGAGGGGCTAG
- the glyQ gene encoding glycine--tRNA ligase subunit alpha — MTFQDLILSLQNYWARQGCIIQQPYDVEKGAGTFNPATFLRALGPEPWNVAYVEPSRRPTDGRYGENPNRLQHYYQFQVILKPSPMNIQDLYLDSLKSFGIDPAKHDIRFVEDDWESPTLGAWGLGWEVWLDGMEITQFTYFQQCGGIDLKPVSGEITYGCERIAMYLQGVDNVYDLEWIKGIKYGDVHHQTEVEFSTYNFEEADTGMLFQLFDMYEKECIRLTERQLVFPAYDFVLKCSHAFNLLDARGAISVTERAHYIGRVRNLSRLCAEGYVAQREKLGFPLLKR, encoded by the coding sequence GTGACCTTTCAAGATCTTATCCTTTCACTGCAGAACTACTGGGCCCGGCAAGGGTGCATCATCCAGCAGCCTTACGACGTGGAAAAGGGGGCAGGGACCTTCAATCCCGCCACTTTTCTCAGGGCGCTCGGACCCGAACCCTGGAACGTGGCCTATGTCGAACCTTCCCGGCGTCCTACCGACGGCCGCTACGGGGAGAACCCCAACCGTCTCCAGCACTATTATCAATTCCAGGTGATCCTCAAGCCGTCGCCGATGAACATTCAGGATCTCTATCTCGACTCCCTGAAGAGTTTCGGCATCGATCCGGCCAAGCACGACATCCGTTTTGTCGAGGACGACTGGGAGTCCCCCACTCTGGGGGCCTGGGGGCTGGGCTGGGAAGTCTGGCTCGACGGTATGGAAATCACCCAGTTCACCTATTTCCAGCAATGCGGAGGGATCGACCTCAAGCCGGTCTCCGGCGAGATCACCTACGGTTGCGAGCGGATCGCCATGTATCTGCAGGGAGTGGACAACGTCTACGACCTCGAATGGATCAAGGGGATCAAGTACGGCGACGTTCACCACCAGACGGAGGTCGAATTCTCCACCTACAATTTCGAAGAGGCCGACACCGGCATGCTTTTCCAGCTCTTCGACATGTACGAGAAGGAGTGCATCCGCCTGACCGAGCGCCAGCTGGTCTTCCCCGCCTACGATTTCGTCCTCAAGTGTTCCCACGCCTTCAATTTACTCGATGCCCGCGGAGCCATCTCGGTGACGGAGAGAGCCCACTATATAGGCCGGGTGCGTAATCTTTCCCGGCTCTGCGCCGAAGGATACGTGGCTCAGCGGGAGAAGTTGGGGTTTCCGCTGCTGAAACGTTGA
- a CDS encoding GSU3128 family (seleno)protein has product MKVRKKFLDYEYEEVLDIKTRELIRVACAVAVGCPDULKKHFAVAKEAGAGDAELKEAIAYGMIAPSGRAKNFTLRMLEELGMDER; this is encoded by the coding sequence ATGAAGGTGCGCAAGAAGTTTCTCGATTACGAGTACGAGGAAGTCCTCGATATCAAGACCCGGGAACTGATCCGTGTCGCCTGCGCCGTGGCGGTCGGCTGCCCCGACTGACTGAAAAAGCACTTCGCGGTCGCGAAGGAAGCAGGCGCCGGCGATGCGGAGCTGAAAGAGGCGATCGCCTACGGCATGATCGCCCCATCGGGGCGGGCCAAAAACTTCACCCTTCGGATGCTGGAGGAGTTGGGGATGGACGAGAGATAA
- the recO gene encoding DNA repair protein RecO, producing MKLLSSEAIILRHLDYGEADRIVTFFTPEHGRLRGFARSARKSRKRFGAALEPFSRVRMHWSPPSSGDLVRLREAELLDLRTGLRGDLTAIALAGYGCELVEEMLGEEGGQVRAYALLGAFLDHLAGHGASPEARFLFELRLLVLAGYIPHLLHCSECAAGLRGDEAAFDAARGGSLCPECAPPGTALRVSPLTLGSLSRSLQSPLTHFAGFRFGSRTLEEGRAILTGALRLHLHRPLRSLSFLERMEADSACF from the coding sequence ATGAAGCTCCTCTCCTCCGAAGCGATCATCCTGCGCCACCTCGATTACGGAGAGGCCGACCGCATCGTCACCTTTTTCACTCCCGAGCACGGCCGCCTTCGAGGCTTCGCCCGAAGCGCCCGGAAGAGCCGCAAGCGATTCGGCGCGGCCCTGGAGCCCTTTTCCCGGGTCCGGATGCACTGGTCGCCGCCGTCTTCGGGGGATCTGGTGCGTCTCCGCGAAGCAGAGCTCCTCGACCTGCGTACCGGGCTGCGCGGCGATCTGACGGCCATCGCCCTGGCCGGCTACGGGTGCGAGCTGGTCGAGGAGATGCTGGGGGAAGAAGGGGGGCAGGTAAGGGCCTACGCGCTGCTCGGCGCCTTTCTCGACCACCTGGCCGGGCACGGCGCGTCCCCTGAAGCACGCTTCCTTTTCGAGCTGCGCCTTCTGGTCCTGGCCGGCTACATCCCCCATCTGCTCCATTGCTCCGAGTGCGCCGCCGGACTCCGCGGCGACGAGGCTGCTTTCGACGCCGCCCGCGGCGGCAGCCTCTGCCCGGAGTGCGCCCCTCCCGGTACGGCCCTGCGGGTCAGCCCCCTGACCCTGGGAAGCCTCTCGCGTTCCCTGCAGAGCCCGCTCACCCATTTCGCCGGTTTCCGCTTCGGCAGCCGCACTCTTGAGGAGGGACGGGCCATCCTGACCGGCGCCCTGCGGCTGCATCTGCACCGGCCGCTCCGTTCCCTCTCATTCCTGGAACGGATGGAGGCAGATAGCGCCTGTTTTTAG
- the glyS gene encoding glycine--tRNA ligase subunit beta, translating to MTAELFLEIGAEEIPAGFLPTAMRDLERLLGKELENARVSFGGMRTFATPRRLAISVADVSLQQERRELNVAGPSAKVAFDADGNPTKAALGFARSNGVEVSQLSRMQTDKGEYLYLSKVEEGGPTADLLPQILPRVIASIPFRKSMRWKDLDIRFARPVHWIVALFEGTVVPFPFGNLESGNLSRGHRFMAPEAFPVQGVVSYLEEAERRFVIPDPKKRREIIARQVEREAHTAGGEVNPDEELLDEVTYLVEDPTALCGSFEEKYLELPRELLITSMREHQRYFTLLDAQGRLLPRFITIAGTRPEDRAVVARGNERVLRARLADAMFFWTEDRKVKLESRLEALKSVVYQAKLGTSHAKVMRFRELAAGLARQLDPAVVELTDRAALLAKCDLETGMVYEFPELQGVMGREYARLEGEDPRVAKAIFEHYLPIQAGGELPSDNVGAFVSIADKIDTICGCFGVGLIPTGTADPYALRRSAIGILNIILDRAYALSIRDLVGRSVDLLKEKLQRPQEEVAAEVVEFIRLRFLNMLTAQGYAQDVVDAVLSASFDDVPDAQERVKALAALKGREDFEPLAVAFKRIGNIIKAGVDEAVDPALFEASCEKDLHQALQQVEKSVEDSVARGDYMTALRAIASLRAPVDTFFDEVMVMAEDEKVKKNRLALLTAVARLFGGIADFSRIAD from the coding sequence ATGACCGCAGAACTTTTTCTTGAAATAGGCGCCGAAGAAATTCCCGCCGGCTTCCTCCCGACCGCCATGCGGGATCTGGAGCGGCTGCTGGGGAAGGAACTGGAGAATGCCAGGGTTTCTTTCGGCGGAATGCGCACCTTCGCCACCCCGAGACGCCTGGCCATTTCCGTTGCCGATGTGTCCCTGCAGCAGGAGCGCCGTGAGCTGAACGTGGCCGGACCTTCGGCCAAGGTGGCTTTCGATGCCGATGGGAACCCGACAAAGGCGGCGCTCGGCTTCGCCCGCTCCAACGGAGTGGAGGTTTCGCAGCTCTCCCGCATGCAGACCGACAAGGGGGAATATCTCTACCTCTCCAAGGTGGAGGAGGGCGGGCCCACGGCCGACCTCCTGCCGCAGATCCTGCCCCGGGTCATCGCCTCCATCCCTTTCAGGAAGTCGATGCGCTGGAAGGATCTGGATATCCGCTTCGCCCGCCCCGTCCACTGGATCGTCGCCCTTTTCGAAGGGACGGTTGTCCCTTTCCCCTTCGGCAACCTGGAGAGCGGCAATCTCTCCCGGGGACACAGGTTCATGGCCCCTGAGGCTTTTCCGGTCCAGGGGGTGGTGAGCTATCTTGAAGAGGCCGAGCGCCGCTTCGTCATTCCCGATCCGAAGAAGCGCCGCGAAATCATCGCGCGACAGGTCGAGCGGGAGGCTCACACGGCCGGCGGCGAAGTGAATCCCGATGAGGAGCTGCTGGACGAGGTGACCTATCTCGTCGAAGATCCCACGGCCCTGTGCGGCTCCTTCGAGGAGAAATACCTGGAACTCCCCCGGGAGCTCCTGATCACATCGATGCGCGAACACCAGCGCTACTTCACGCTGCTCGATGCCCAAGGCAGGCTGCTGCCGCGCTTCATCACCATCGCAGGCACTCGCCCCGAGGATCGCGCGGTGGTGGCCCGGGGGAATGAGCGGGTGCTGCGGGCCCGCCTCGCCGACGCCATGTTCTTCTGGACCGAAGACCGGAAGGTGAAGCTGGAAAGCCGCCTTGAGGCGCTCAAAAGCGTGGTCTATCAGGCCAAGCTGGGTACCAGCCACGCCAAGGTCATGCGCTTCCGGGAACTGGCGGCCGGGCTGGCCCGGCAGCTCGATCCGGCCGTTGTGGAGTTGACCGACCGGGCGGCGCTTCTGGCCAAGTGCGACCTGGAGACGGGGATGGTCTATGAATTTCCGGAACTGCAGGGGGTTATGGGACGGGAATACGCCCGGCTGGAGGGGGAGGACCCCCGGGTGGCAAAGGCGATCTTTGAACATTACCTCCCGATCCAGGCCGGAGGCGAGCTCCCCTCCGACAACGTGGGGGCCTTCGTCTCCATCGCCGACAAAATCGATACCATATGCGGCTGTTTCGGCGTCGGTCTCATTCCCACCGGCACCGCCGATCCTTACGCCCTGCGCCGCAGCGCCATAGGCATTCTTAACATCATTCTCGATCGCGCCTACGCTCTCTCCATCAGGGACCTGGTCGGGCGCAGCGTCGACCTGCTGAAGGAGAAGCTGCAGCGGCCGCAGGAAGAGGTGGCGGCCGAGGTCGTCGAATTCATCCGGCTGCGGTTCCTCAACATGCTCACCGCTCAGGGCTATGCCCAGGATGTGGTCGATGCAGTGCTGTCGGCATCCTTCGACGACGTGCCGGACGCCCAGGAGCGGGTCAAGGCACTGGCCGCCCTCAAAGGGCGAGAGGATTTTGAGCCGCTGGCAGTTGCATTCAAGAGGATTGGTAATATTATTAAGGCCGGTGTCGATGAGGCTGTTGATCCCGCCCTCTTTGAAGCTTCCTGCGAGAAGGATCTCCATCAGGCTCTGCAGCAGGTTGAAAAATCAGTCGAAGACAGCGTCGCCCGCGGAGATTATATGACAGCGCTTCGGGCGATCGCATCTCTTCGCGCTCCGGTGGATACGTTTTTTGACGAAGTCATGGTGATGGCCGAGGATGAGAAGGTGAAAAAGAACCGGCTGGCGCTTCTCACGGCCGTGGCCAGACTCTTCGGCGGGATCGCCGACTTTTCCCGCATCGCCGATTGA
- a CDS encoding fumarylacetoacetate hydrolase family protein — translation MHTVRLTGSHKTYRVGKVVCLARNYSEHIRELGNEVPEKPVLFIKPSSSIIGQKETVVIPLYSNECHHEVELAVLIGKWGRNIPEENAMAHVAGYGVALDMTLRDVQAELKKKGLPWEAAKAFDTSCPLSDFVPADRIADPHRLRISLKVNSELRQDSSTACMMRRIPAIISEISAMFTLEQGDVILTGTPEGVGPVAAGDQLTAEIEGLGSLEVSVR, via the coding sequence ATGCATACCGTAAGACTGACCGGAAGCCATAAAACCTACCGTGTGGGCAAAGTGGTCTGCCTTGCCCGCAATTACAGCGAACATATCCGGGAACTGGGCAACGAGGTCCCTGAAAAACCCGTCCTGTTCATCAAACCCTCCTCCAGCATCATCGGACAGAAGGAAACGGTGGTTATCCCTCTCTATTCAAACGAGTGCCATCACGAAGTGGAACTGGCCGTATTGATCGGCAAGTGGGGCCGGAATATCCCCGAGGAAAACGCCATGGCCCATGTGGCCGGTTACGGCGTGGCCCTCGACATGACTCTGCGGGACGTTCAGGCCGAGCTTAAGAAGAAGGGACTGCCCTGGGAGGCGGCCAAGGCCTTCGACACCTCCTGCCCCCTTTCGGACTTCGTCCCCGCCGACAGGATTGCCGACCCCCACCGCCTGCGCATCTCCTTAAAAGTCAATAGCGAACTGCGCCAGGATTCCTCCACCGCCTGCATGATGCGCCGCATTCCGGCGATTATCAGCGAAATTTCGGCCATGTTCACCCTCGAGCAGGGGGATGTCATTCTTACCGGCACCCCGGAGGGGGTGGGACCGGTTGCCGCCGGCGATCAGTTGACCGCGGAAATCGAAGGTCTCGGGTCGCTTGAGGTCTCCGTCCGATGA
- a CDS encoding D-2-hydroxyacid dehydrogenase produces the protein MNIVVLDGYTLNPGDLSWEGLERLGSCDVFDRTPAAQVAERAKEAEIVLTNKAVLNREIIGKLPRLRYIGVLATGYNVVDLEAARAQGVVVTNVPAYSTVSVAQMVFALLLELTSHVGHHAGLVRRGRWSESPDFCFRDTPLIELEGLIMGIIGFGQIGRRVARIADAFGMRVLVQTRNPARYKGNLQNAGIEFVELVELLRRSDVVSLHCPLTPETERMIDVERLALMKPTAFLINTGRGPLVDEAALAAALNGKRLAGAGLDVLSQEPPPADNPLLHADNCFITPHIAWATKEARERLMKVAVDNVRAFLEGGPHNVVS, from the coding sequence ATGAACATCGTGGTGCTGGACGGGTACACCCTGAATCCGGGTGATCTGAGCTGGGAGGGGCTGGAACGGCTGGGAAGCTGTGACGTCTTTGATCGGACCCCGGCCGCGCAGGTGGCCGAGCGGGCGAAGGAAGCCGAAATCGTCCTGACCAACAAGGCGGTGCTCAACCGGGAAATCATCGGGAAGCTGCCGCGGCTGCGCTATATCGGCGTGCTTGCCACGGGATACAACGTGGTCGACCTGGAGGCGGCCCGGGCACAGGGGGTTGTGGTGACCAACGTGCCCGCTTACTCCACCGTCTCGGTGGCCCAGATGGTCTTCGCCCTGCTGCTGGAGCTGACCTCTCACGTCGGCCATCATGCCGGACTGGTTCGCCGTGGGCGGTGGAGCGAGAGCCCGGATTTCTGCTTCCGGGATACGCCCCTCATCGAACTGGAGGGGCTGATCATGGGGATTATCGGCTTCGGGCAGATCGGCCGCCGCGTGGCGCGGATCGCCGATGCATTCGGGATGCGGGTCCTGGTGCAGACCCGGAACCCCGCCCGCTATAAAGGGAACCTGCAGAATGCCGGGATCGAATTTGTTGAGCTGGTCGAGCTGCTGCGTCGCAGCGACGTGGTCTCGCTGCACTGCCCTCTGACCCCCGAGACCGAAAGGATGATCGATGTCGAACGGCTGGCCCTGATGAAGCCGACCGCCTTTCTGATCAACACCGGAAGGGGGCCGCTGGTCGACGAGGCGGCCCTTGCCGCGGCCCTGAACGGGAAGCGCCTGGCGGGCGCCGGTCTCGACGTCCTCTCCCAGGAGCCGCCTCCTGCCGACAACCCCCTCCTTCATGCCGATAACTGCTTCATCACTCCACACATCGCCTGGGCCACAAAAGAGGCGCGGGAGCGGTTGATGAAGGTCGCTGTGGACAACGTTCGAGCTTTTCTGGAAGGCGGTCCGCACAACGTGGTGAGTTGA
- the ppdK gene encoding pyruvate, phosphate dikinase yields MAEKYVYFFGDGKAEGKGGMKNLLGGKGANLAEMTAIGLPVPPGFTITTEVCTEFYKNNRRYPALLQEQVEENMARVEKLMGKTFGDPKKPLLVSVRSGARASMPGMMDTVLNLGLNDETVQGVIELSGDPRFSYDSYRRFVQMYSNVVMGMDGDVLEHLLEQMKEDRGVKLDTQLSADDLKKLVGLFKNKVKEELGKEFPDDPNEQLWGAIGAVFGSWMNPRANTYRKLNNIPSEWGTAVNVQSMVFGNMGDDCATGVAFTRNPSTGEHLFFGEFLVNAQGEDVVAGTRTPQPINKAGGDGSLPSMEEVMPQCYDQLMQVQVTLEKHYRDMQDIEFTIEKGKLYMLQTRSGKRTARAAIKIAVDMVKEGLISEKEGVLRVGPEQLDQILHPTLDPKAPKEVIAKGLPASPGAASGEVVFSADEAEEAAKLGLKVILVRIETSPEDIHGMHAAQGILTARGGMTSHAAVVARGMGKCCVAGCGDIKVDYRTQQFTARGGSVISKGDIITLDGSTGEVMKGQVPTVQPELTGDFGTLMKWVDKYRRLGVRTNADTPHDSKVARQFGAEGIGLCRTEHMFFEGERIMAVREMILAEDIEGRKRALSKILPMQKGDFLGIFREMKGLPVTIRLLDPPLHEFLPHTEAEIEELAKVMNVSVATLKNKVEFLHEFNPMLGHRGCRLGITFPEIYDMQVQAIMEAACELVKDEGYEIIPEIMIPLVSEVKELAILRGHAIRVADEVISRYGIKVKYLIGTMIELPRAALTADAIAREAEFFSFGTNDLTQTTYGLSRDDAGKFLPFYVEREILPNDPFVAIDQEGVGQLVKMGCEKGRQTRPDIKLGICGEHGGEPSSVIFCHNIGLDYVSCSPFRVPIARLAAAHATLLEELGR; encoded by the coding sequence ATGGCAGAGAAGTACGTGTATTTCTTCGGGGACGGGAAAGCCGAAGGAAAAGGGGGCATGAAGAATCTGCTGGGGGGCAAGGGAGCCAACCTGGCGGAGATGACCGCGATCGGCCTGCCGGTTCCGCCCGGATTCACCATCACCACCGAGGTGTGCACCGAATTCTACAAGAATAACCGCCGCTATCCCGCCCTTCTCCAGGAACAGGTGGAAGAGAACATGGCCAGGGTGGAAAAGCTCATGGGAAAGACCTTCGGGGATCCCAAAAAGCCCCTGCTGGTTTCCGTGCGCTCCGGCGCCCGGGCATCCATGCCCGGTATGATGGATACCGTTCTCAATCTGGGCCTCAATGACGAGACGGTTCAGGGTGTCATCGAACTGAGCGGAGATCCACGCTTCTCCTATGATTCATACCGCCGCTTCGTCCAGATGTACTCCAATGTGGTCATGGGAATGGACGGAGACGTGCTCGAGCACCTTCTGGAGCAGATGAAGGAGGATCGGGGAGTCAAGCTGGACACCCAACTTTCCGCTGACGACCTGAAAAAGCTGGTGGGGCTCTTCAAGAACAAGGTCAAGGAGGAATTGGGGAAGGAGTTTCCCGACGATCCCAACGAACAGCTCTGGGGGGCGATCGGCGCCGTTTTCGGCTCCTGGATGAACCCCCGCGCCAATACTTACCGCAAGCTCAACAATATTCCTTCCGAGTGGGGGACTGCGGTCAACGTGCAGTCGATGGTCTTCGGCAACATGGGCGATGACTGCGCCACCGGCGTCGCCTTTACCCGAAATCCATCCACAGGCGAGCATCTTTTCTTCGGCGAGTTCCTGGTTAATGCCCAGGGCGAAGACGTGGTGGCCGGCACCCGCACTCCGCAGCCGATCAACAAGGCCGGCGGTGACGGCTCCCTCCCCTCCATGGAAGAGGTGATGCCCCAGTGCTACGATCAGTTGATGCAGGTCCAGGTCACCCTGGAGAAGCATTACCGCGACATGCAGGACATCGAGTTCACCATCGAGAAGGGCAAGCTCTACATGCTGCAGACTCGCAGCGGAAAGCGCACCGCCCGGGCGGCCATCAAGATCGCCGTCGACATGGTGAAGGAAGGGCTGATCAGCGAAAAAGAGGGGGTGCTGCGGGTCGGTCCCGAGCAGCTCGATCAGATCCTGCATCCGACCCTCGACCCCAAGGCGCCCAAGGAAGTCATTGCCAAGGGGCTCCCGGCCTCTCCCGGCGCCGCCAGCGGCGAGGTGGTCTTCTCTGCAGACGAAGCCGAGGAAGCGGCCAAGCTCGGGCTCAAGGTCATCCTTGTTCGCATCGAAACCAGTCCCGAGGATATCCACGGGATGCATGCCGCCCAGGGGATCCTCACCGCCCGAGGCGGCATGACCTCGCATGCGGCGGTGGTGGCACGAGGCATGGGCAAGTGCTGCGTTGCCGGTTGCGGCGACATCAAGGTCGACTACCGTACCCAGCAGTTTACCGCCCGGGGCGGATCGGTTATCAGCAAGGGCGATATCATCACCCTCGACGGCTCCACCGGCGAGGTGATGAAGGGGCAGGTCCCCACCGTCCAGCCGGAGCTGACCGGAGACTTCGGCACCCTCATGAAATGGGTGGATAAGTACCGTCGTCTCGGTGTGCGCACCAACGCCGACACCCCTCACGACTCCAAGGTCGCCCGCCAGTTCGGGGCCGAGGGGATCGGCCTGTGCCGCACCGAGCACATGTTTTTCGAAGGGGAGCGGATCATGGCGGTTCGGGAGATGATCCTGGCCGAGGACATCGAAGGGCGCAAGCGGGCCCTGTCCAAGATCCTGCCCATGCAGAAGGGCGACTTCCTCGGCATCTTCCGCGAGATGAAGGGACTGCCGGTCACCATCCGCCTCCTCGATCCGCCCCTTCACGAGTTCCTTCCCCATACCGAGGCGGAAATCGAGGAACTGGCCAAGGTGATGAACGTGTCGGTCGCTACCCTGAAGAACAAGGTCGAGTTCCTCCACGAGTTCAATCCCATGCTCGGCCATCGCGGCTGCCGGCTCGGCATCACCTTCCCTGAAATCTACGACATGCAGGTGCAGGCCATCATGGAAGCCGCCTGCGAACTGGTCAAGGACGAAGGGTATGAGATCATTCCCGAGATCATGATTCCGCTGGTCAGCGAGGTCAAGGAACTGGCGATTCTCCGGGGCCATGCCATCCGCGTCGCCGACGAGGTGATTTCCCGCTACGGCATCAAGGTGAAGTACCTGATCGGGACGATGATCGAACTTCCCCGCGCCGCTCTTACCGCCGACGCCATCGCCCGGGAAGCCGAATTCTTCTCCTTCGGCACCAACGACCTGACGCAGACCACCTACGGGCTGTCGCGCGATGACGCCGGCAAGTTCCTCCCCTTCTACGTGGAACGGGAGATACTCCCCAACGATCCCTTCGTCGCCATCGACCAGGAAGGGGTGGGGCAGCTGGTGAAAATGGGGTGCGAAAAGGGGCGCCAGACGCGCCCGGATATCAAGCTTGGCATCTGCGGCGAACACGGCGGCGAGCCCTCCAGCGTCATCTTCTGCCATAATATCGGCCTCGATTACGTTTCCTGCTCCCCCTTCCGGGTCCCCATCGCCCGGCTGGCGGCCGCGCATGCGACGCTGCTGGAAGAACTTGGCCGGTAA
- the nfi gene encoding deoxyribonuclease V (cleaves DNA at apurinic or apyrimidinic sites): MDFPQLHNWSMTYREAAELQRDLAKRVVLRDCLPRPVRFVAGVDVSYEKHGDLFHAGVIVLSLPDFRVIEEATASGRVVFPYIPGLLSFRELPIILDAFRALCAVPDAILVDGQGIAHPRGLGIASHLGLWLNLPTVGCAKSRLCGEHPEPGCKRGEMVPLLVNGRQAGVVLTTRDGVKPLYISPGHLMDVAAAARLTLSCGARYRMPEPTRLAHHLTNRVRREAKG; this comes from the coding sequence ATGGATTTTCCGCAACTGCACAACTGGTCGATGACTTACCGGGAGGCGGCGGAGCTGCAGCGGGACCTGGCTAAAAGAGTGGTGCTCAGGGACTGTCTACCCAGGCCGGTCAGATTCGTGGCCGGTGTGGATGTTTCCTACGAGAAGCATGGCGATCTTTTTCATGCCGGCGTGATCGTCCTCTCCCTCCCCGACTTTCGAGTCATCGAAGAGGCCACCGCCTCGGGGCGGGTCGTCTTTCCCTATATCCCCGGTCTGCTCTCCTTCCGGGAACTCCCCATCATCCTCGATGCCTTCCGCGCCTTGTGCGCCGTACCCGATGCCATCCTCGTCGACGGCCAGGGCATCGCCCATCCCCGGGGCCTCGGGATAGCCAGCCATCTGGGATTATGGCTCAACCTGCCTACCGTCGGCTGCGCCAAAAGCCGTCTATGCGGGGAACATCCGGAGCCCGGCTGCAAGCGGGGAGAGATGGTCCCTCTGCTGGTAAACGGCCGTCAGGCAGGGGTGGTGCTCACCACCCGCGACGGAGTCAAACCCCTCTACATATCCCCCGGTCACCTGATGGACGTCGCCGCCGCCGCCCGCCTGACCCTTTCCTGCGGCGCCCGCTACCGGATGCCGGAACCGACCCGGCTGGCACATCATCTCACCAACCGCGTCCGGAGAGAGGCGAAGGGCTGA